CCTCCCTGCCTGTGCCCAGCAAATCCAGCACATCGCTGACCCGGATTAGCATGCCCCGAATACAGGGCCGCCCGCCGCACTGCGCAGGATTGACGGTGACGCGCTCCAGCAGGGTCATGGGATGAGTTCACACTGGGGCAACAGTTCG
This is a stretch of genomic DNA from Deinococcus radiopugnans ATCC 19172. It encodes these proteins:
- a CDS encoding DUF433 domain-containing protein, which codes for MTLLERVTVNPAQCGGRPCIRGMLIRVSDVLDLLGTGREADEILRDYPDLQREDIDAASHWATLQTP